A stretch of Crossiella cryophila DNA encodes these proteins:
- a CDS encoding TetR/AcrR family transcriptional regulator: MPKGSTKRRPETITRLLDAALLVFAEAGLRGATIAQVCERAGYTRGAFYSNFDSLEELFFALFDRHADQQLDRLRESLEAGGFEALLAVDEAEVTWYLVSTEFTLHAIRDPAAARRLAEHDARLRATLTGILAGHLARLGRTATVDLDELARLVVALREGSLAQSLVEPDRLPPGHLEQTYLPILLAALSQ, translated from the coding sequence ATGCCGAAGGGGTCAACGAAGCGCAGGCCGGAGACGATCACCCGGTTGCTGGACGCGGCGTTGCTGGTCTTCGCCGAAGCGGGCCTGCGTGGCGCCACCATCGCCCAGGTCTGCGAGCGGGCCGGCTACACCAGGGGCGCGTTCTACTCGAACTTCGACAGCCTGGAGGAGTTGTTCTTCGCGCTGTTCGACCGGCACGCCGATCAGCAGCTGGACCGCCTGCGCGAGTCACTGGAGGCGGGTGGTTTCGAGGCGTTGCTGGCGGTCGACGAGGCCGAGGTGACCTGGTACCTGGTCTCCACCGAGTTCACCCTGCACGCCATCCGCGATCCGGCCGCCGCGCGCAGGCTGGCCGAGCACGACGCCCGGCTGCGCGCCACCCTCACCGGGATCCTGGCCGGGCACCTGGCCCGGCTCGGCCGGACCGCCACGGTCGACCTGGACGAGCTGGCCCGCCTGGTGGTGGCGTTGCGCGAGGGCAGCCTGGCGCAGAGCCTGGTCGAGCCGGACCGGCTGCCACCCGGACATCTGGAACAGACCTACCTGCCGATCCTGCTCGCCGCGCTGAGCCAGTGA
- a CDS encoding class II aldolase/adducin family protein produces the protein MDDVMRELFGPMPEGVALPAPPSFDTVEEERRHRKEQLAAGFRLFGKFGFAEGVAGHITVRDPGGQDRFWVNPFGMSFNHIKASDLVLVDHTGTLVEGRRPVNRAAFVIHSQVHAARPDAIAAAHSHSLHGKAFASLGIPLDPITQDACAFYQDHSIYRDYNGIVTALEEGKNIGAALGDNKAVILQNHGLLTVGQSVAEAVWWFITMERSCQAQLLAMAAGTPTLIGREVASQTRDQLGSPLSGWFNAQPLFDQIQAEQPDLFQ, from the coding sequence ATGGACGACGTCATGCGCGAGCTGTTCGGCCCGATGCCCGAGGGCGTCGCCCTGCCCGCCCCGCCGAGTTTCGACACCGTCGAGGAGGAGCGCCGCCACCGCAAGGAACAGCTCGCGGCCGGGTTCCGGCTCTTCGGCAAGTTCGGCTTCGCCGAGGGCGTGGCCGGGCACATCACCGTGCGCGACCCTGGCGGCCAGGACCGGTTCTGGGTCAACCCGTTCGGCATGAGCTTCAACCACATCAAGGCATCCGACCTGGTGCTGGTCGACCACACCGGCACGCTGGTGGAGGGCAGGCGGCCGGTCAACCGGGCTGCCTTCGTCATCCATTCCCAGGTGCACGCGGCCCGCCCGGACGCCATCGCCGCCGCCCACTCGCACTCCCTGCACGGCAAGGCCTTCGCCAGCCTCGGCATCCCCCTGGACCCGATCACCCAGGACGCCTGCGCCTTCTACCAGGACCACTCGATCTACCGCGACTACAACGGGATCGTCACCGCGCTGGAGGAGGGCAAGAACATCGGCGCCGCCCTCGGCGACAACAAGGCGGTGATCCTGCAGAACCACGGACTGCTCACCGTCGGGCAGTCGGTGGCCGAGGCGGTGTGGTGGTTCATCACCATGGAACGCTCCTGCCAGGCCCAGCTCCTCGCGATGGCCGCGGGCACGCCCACCCTGATCGGCCGGGAGGTCGCGTCGCAGACCCGCGACCAGCTCGGCTCGCCGCTGTCCGGCTGGTTCAACGCGCAGCCGCTGTTCGACCAGATCCAGGCCGAGCAGCCCGACCTGTTCCAGTAG